Proteins from a genomic interval of Luteolibacter sp. Y139:
- the solA gene encoding N-methyl-L-tryptophan oxidase, whose translation MRIAIVGLGAAGSAALLEAARAGFEVVGFEQFEIGHELGSSHGASRLIRRTYPDAFHSRWMGPAYEAWARVEALMGEELFVKCGGLTFGPEDDATLRATCDALVDCGIAHKVLSREGVAERFPAVDIGKGAVGIYQADSGFLRADRCVRSQVEAAKKLGAVVHERCEVIEIVEKNGGVTVVTDHGSERFDAVVVTAGPWVGRLLPGLRLPLRVMLRQTIYLGVDDEGGFTPGEFPVWIHHPTDHYGFPSDGVLPGIKVAWHHGGPEFDPSLPDRPVMEEFSDSVRDHARKHVAGLTGEVVSAKACLYTVTPDERFILDFVPGSRRQIVCSGCSGHGFKFSALLGELAVVMARDGRVPANAEPWSLARFR comes from the coding sequence ATGAGGATCGCCATTGTGGGACTAGGGGCAGCGGGCTCGGCGGCCTTGCTTGAGGCTGCGAGGGCTGGCTTCGAGGTTGTGGGCTTCGAGCAGTTTGAGATCGGGCATGAGCTTGGTAGCTCGCATGGGGCGAGTCGATTGATCCGGCGGACTTATCCTGATGCGTTTCATTCGCGGTGGATGGGACCGGCGTATGAGGCGTGGGCGCGGGTGGAGGCGCTCATGGGCGAGGAGTTGTTTGTGAAGTGCGGAGGGCTGACTTTCGGGCCGGAGGATGATGCGACGCTTCGGGCGACTTGTGATGCGCTGGTGGATTGCGGGATCGCTCATAAGGTGCTTTCGCGGGAGGGGGTGGCGGAGCGTTTTCCTGCGGTCGATATCGGGAAGGGAGCGGTGGGGATTTATCAGGCGGATTCCGGGTTTCTACGGGCGGATCGTTGCGTGAGGTCGCAGGTGGAGGCTGCGAAGAAGCTCGGCGCGGTGGTGCATGAGAGGTGTGAGGTGATTGAGATCGTGGAAAAGAATGGGGGCGTGACGGTTGTCACGGATCATGGATCGGAGCGCTTTGATGCGGTCGTGGTGACGGCGGGGCCGTGGGTGGGGAGGCTATTGCCGGGGTTGCGATTGCCGCTGCGGGTGATGTTGAGGCAGACGATTTACTTGGGAGTGGATGACGAAGGAGGCTTCACTCCCGGTGAGTTTCCGGTGTGGATTCATCATCCCACGGATCATTATGGGTTTCCTTCAGATGGAGTGCTGCCGGGGATCAAGGTGGCGTGGCATCATGGCGGACCGGAGTTCGATCCCTCGTTGCCTGATCGGCCGGTGATGGAGGAATTCTCGGATTCTGTTAGAGATCATGCGCGGAAGCATGTCGCGGGGCTGACGGGGGAGGTCGTCTCGGCGAAGGCGTGTCTCTACACGGTGACACCAGACGAGCGGTTCATTTTGGATTTCGTGCCTGGGTCGCGACGGCAGATCGTGTGCTCCGGGTGCAGCGGCCATGGCTTCAAGTTCTCCGCGCTGTTAGGGGAGCTGGCGGTGGTGATGGCAAGGGATGGTCGAGTGCCTGCGAATGCGGAGCCGTGGAGCCTCGCGAGGTTCCGCTGA
- a CDS encoding substrate-binding domain-containing protein encodes MSSASSESQTHPTVALALGRRTYPRLGMRRGVERFVRERSPAWSLVRKTNHTHLEWADVFASSSHGLLGFFEEASQFEWVKSQPALITVNMHRVPGCDGIPEVLVDDLEVGRQAARYLLEKGFRRFAYATHLPTKGFSIDRMEGFRSELQKSGAPIELLPVEFTDPPACPALKDWAGEPGEDRPAVFCCDDACAGLIISCCRRAGLHVPGDVAVLGAGDDDFHVENDSVTLSSVRVDFSGVGYHAAALLTALMEGKPRPSAPKLIPPLGVSERASTASGPEPPALRRLFRLLEERHADPDFNPATAAELCHVSARTLRRYLKDTGRPSLADQLRDRRLETAMHLLVVTDEPVERIAEHSGFLDYTTFFRAFRRRYGMSPTDQRREAARKRSLAG; translated from the coding sequence ATGAGCTCCGCATCGTCCGAGTCCCAGACCCATCCCACCGTGGCGCTCGCGCTCGGGAGGAGGACTTATCCTCGCCTCGGAATGCGCCGCGGCGTGGAACGATTCGTCCGCGAGCGGTCACCGGCCTGGTCGCTGGTCCGCAAGACCAATCACACCCACTTGGAATGGGCCGACGTGTTCGCCTCGTCTTCCCATGGCCTGTTAGGCTTCTTCGAGGAGGCCAGCCAGTTCGAATGGGTGAAGAGCCAGCCCGCCCTGATCACGGTGAACATGCACCGCGTCCCGGGTTGCGATGGCATCCCCGAGGTGCTCGTGGACGACCTGGAAGTCGGTCGGCAAGCCGCGCGATATCTGTTAGAAAAAGGCTTCAGGAGATTCGCCTACGCCACCCACCTTCCCACCAAGGGATTCTCGATCGACCGGATGGAAGGCTTCCGCAGCGAGCTGCAAAAGTCCGGCGCCCCCATCGAACTTTTGCCCGTGGAGTTCACCGATCCACCGGCTTGTCCGGCCCTCAAGGACTGGGCGGGCGAACCCGGTGAAGATCGCCCCGCAGTCTTCTGCTGCGATGACGCTTGTGCGGGCCTCATCATCTCATGCTGCCGGCGCGCAGGCCTTCACGTGCCGGGCGACGTCGCGGTTCTCGGAGCCGGTGACGATGACTTCCACGTCGAGAATGACAGCGTCACCTTGTCCTCGGTGCGGGTCGACTTCTCAGGAGTGGGTTACCACGCCGCGGCGCTGCTGACCGCCTTGATGGAAGGCAAGCCCAGGCCATCAGCACCGAAACTCATCCCCCCATTGGGAGTCTCCGAGCGAGCCAGCACCGCCAGCGGACCTGAGCCTCCCGCGCTCCGCCGCCTGTTTCGTCTGCTTGAAGAGCGCCACGCCGATCCGGATTTCAATCCCGCCACTGCGGCCGAGCTATGCCACGTCTCCGCCCGTACCTTGCGCCGCTACCTGAAGGACACCGGCCGCCCATCGCTCGCCGATCAATTGAGAGATCGGCGACTGGAGACGGCGATGCACCTTCTCGTCGTCACGGATGAACCGGTCGAGCGGATCGCCGAGCACTCCGGCTTCCTCGACTACACGACCTTCTTCCGGGCATTCCGGAGGCGCTATGGGATGAGCCCCACCGACCAACGCCGGGAAGCGGCGCGGAAACGGAGCTTGGCCGGGTGA
- a CDS encoding ABC transporter substrate-binding protein encodes MYRFILILALLVSTVAAPLLLRRDAGMALAGESDDRLVIITAHSSTIRAEYGEAFARHWTAKTGRRLYIDWRMPGGTAEIRRVLDSSYAAAQAIGNQGVGIDVIFGGAAYEFVNQAAKGRLELLDVFETHPEWFREEVIPEEFTGERFYDKNRRWVGVCLFQLGICYNSDVIERLGLPMPRRWEDLGDPAYAGHLAFADPTKSGSVAKAIEMIVQEQMQRAICEMGDNAEAREEGWRRALNLLQRLAANARYFTDSATQVPYDVAQGNAAAGMCIDYYGRSFEEKLRVSLGSSRLRWTAPEGGGSVNIDPVAILRGAPRPDIAKEFVAFCLSDEGQLLWDLKVGEQGGPRKVSLRRLPVRRDVYTAENLKRFADASPYGRENGFVYRRELTASALQAITALFRAMCIDPHEELKAAWLAMGEDSGGAAGCVFSDVSQVSYERLMNEFVPLFEKKGALALKREMSKVSQGFRENYQRAQALAGKEGSP; translated from the coding sequence ATGTATCGTTTTATTCTCATCCTAGCCCTGCTCGTCTCAACGGTGGCTGCGCCGTTGCTGCTGCGTCGTGACGCGGGCATGGCGCTGGCGGGAGAAAGCGATGATCGCCTGGTGATCATCACGGCGCACAGCAGTACGATCCGGGCCGAGTATGGTGAGGCGTTCGCGAGGCACTGGACGGCGAAGACGGGACGGAGGCTCTATATCGATTGGCGGATGCCGGGCGGGACGGCGGAGATCCGACGGGTGCTCGATAGTTCCTACGCTGCGGCGCAGGCGATCGGTAATCAGGGTGTCGGCATCGATGTGATCTTCGGGGGTGCCGCGTATGAGTTCGTGAACCAGGCGGCGAAGGGGCGTTTGGAGCTGTTGGATGTCTTTGAGACGCATCCCGAGTGGTTTCGTGAGGAGGTGATCCCGGAGGAGTTCACCGGTGAGCGTTTCTACGATAAGAATCGTAGATGGGTGGGGGTTTGCCTTTTCCAATTGGGGATCTGCTATAACAGCGATGTGATCGAGAGGCTGGGGCTTCCGATGCCGCGTCGATGGGAGGATCTCGGTGACCCCGCGTATGCGGGTCATCTTGCTTTCGCGGATCCGACGAAGAGCGGTTCGGTGGCAAAGGCAATCGAGATGATCGTGCAGGAGCAAATGCAGCGGGCGATCTGCGAGATGGGCGACAATGCCGAAGCACGGGAAGAGGGGTGGCGGCGTGCCTTGAACTTGCTTCAGAGGCTGGCGGCAAATGCGCGCTACTTCACGGACTCTGCCACCCAGGTGCCCTATGATGTCGCGCAGGGGAATGCGGCTGCGGGGATGTGTATCGACTACTACGGGCGCTCGTTTGAAGAGAAACTACGGGTCTCATTGGGCAGCTCGCGTCTTCGATGGACGGCACCGGAGGGTGGGGGATCGGTGAATATCGATCCCGTTGCGATCTTGCGAGGGGCACCGCGGCCGGACATTGCCAAGGAGTTCGTGGCCTTCTGTCTTTCTGATGAAGGGCAGCTACTGTGGGACCTGAAGGTTGGCGAGCAAGGAGGGCCGCGGAAGGTCTCATTGCGTCGTCTTCCCGTCAGGCGTGACGTCTATACTGCGGAGAATCTGAAGCGCTTTGCGGATGCCTCTCCTTATGGGCGAGAGAATGGATTTGTCTATCGGAGGGAACTCACGGCGAGTGCGCTTCAGGCGATCACGGCGCTATTCCGAGCGATGTGCATCGATCCGCACGAGGAGTTGAAGGCTGCCTGGCTGGCGATGGGAGAGGACTCCGGAGGTGCGGCGGGGTGCGTGTTCTCCGATGTATCGCAGGTCAGCTATGAGCGATTGATGAACGAGTTCGTCCCGCTCTTTGAAAAGAAGGGTGCGCTGGCGTTGAAGCGGGAGATGTCGAAGGTGTCCCAGGGTTTCAGGGAGAACTACCAGCGTGCCCAGGCTCTGGCTGGAAAAGAAGGAAGCCCGTAG
- a CDS encoding type II toxin-antitoxin system Phd/YefM family antitoxin: MNIHEAKTHLSKLIERVAAGEEIVISKAGKPVAKLVPYSAQVTPRTGGFLAGQIWESADCWEPDSELTDSMTKSPLFPEERYSSKVAEKPSPRRRK, encoded by the coding sequence ATGAATATCCACGAGGCCAAAACCCACCTTTCCAAGCTCATTGAGCGGGTGGCCGCGGGAGAAGAGATCGTAATTTCAAAAGCCGGCAAACCGGTGGCCAAGCTCGTCCCCTACTCCGCTCAAGTGACTCCGCGCACCGGCGGATTCCTGGCCGGCCAAATCTGGGAATCTGCTGACTGCTGGGAACCGGATAGCGAACTCACCGACTCGATGACCAAGTCCCCTCTTTTTCCCGAAGAGCGGTATTCCTCGAAGGTCGCGGAAAAGCCCTCGCCGCGCCGTAGGAAATGA
- a CDS encoding glycerophosphodiester phosphodiesterase family protein, which translates to MAFWLTITTVSSDGASVAEIIARFHDSEDLHVLVTAHRGGYLSTSGAILPENSLTAIARSIDHGADILEVDLRSTSDGHLVIMHDDTVSRTTNGSGTVSSMTLAQIKALRLLGPDGKPTTQQVPTFAEVMALAKGKAMVNLDKLEVTDPASMAAALNILRTTGTVNQAIFKGSAPATSVKAALASYPDQIQYMPVLTDSTAAAVVAMLDELHPPAVELIFASATTPMLAPEVIAKAKETGTRIWINSLWASLNGGHHDDLAIAGNPDGSWGWLLGRGASILQTDYLTDLGTYLHRKGLRDNPPSVTSVNFDFRDGTLQGWQNAKSSPTGATTFVADTGTYGDRTPGVRDLYKIVHTPFLTGRDTYHQTLLLRSPEFHLHGLKDYQAIGFSLLGGIGGSAAAPSSDTLLPLIAKPAGFLGLALRRSRDGAYLLSARRNATGQGQAWQAVTWDAATLRTAIANDQPDENYTLDLIDAFGPDSPTGTVSWGWVALDAVTYPWTGPGDPTTTSIRTFDLQQMALEWSSYPGFTYQVYRSPDLSPDGWSPVSEPLPATPPLNQFIIPASSLSPHRGFFRVESGDTAE; encoded by the coding sequence ATGGCCTTCTGGCTCACCATCACGACGGTCTCATCGGACGGAGCATCGGTCGCGGAAATCATCGCACGATTCCACGACTCGGAGGACCTCCATGTGCTCGTGACGGCGCACCGTGGTGGCTATCTCTCGACCAGCGGGGCGATCCTACCGGAGAACTCCCTGACCGCGATCGCGCGATCGATCGACCACGGCGCGGACATCCTGGAGGTCGACCTTCGCTCCACCTCGGACGGCCACCTTGTGATCATGCATGACGACACCGTCAGTCGCACCACGAATGGCAGTGGCACCGTCTCTTCCATGACGCTCGCCCAGATCAAGGCCCTGCGACTTCTCGGGCCGGACGGCAAACCCACCACCCAGCAGGTCCCCACCTTCGCCGAAGTCATGGCCCTGGCGAAGGGCAAGGCTATGGTCAATCTGGACAAGCTCGAGGTGACCGACCCCGCCTCAATGGCAGCCGCCTTGAATATCCTCCGGACCACCGGCACGGTGAACCAGGCCATCTTCAAAGGTTCCGCCCCGGCTACTTCGGTAAAGGCAGCCCTGGCATCCTACCCGGACCAAATCCAATACATGCCAGTGCTCACCGACTCCACGGCCGCCGCGGTCGTGGCGATGCTGGATGAGCTTCACCCTCCCGCGGTCGAATTGATCTTCGCCAGCGCCACCACACCGATGCTTGCCCCCGAGGTGATCGCGAAAGCCAAGGAAACCGGCACCCGTATCTGGATCAATTCCCTCTGGGCCAGCCTGAATGGCGGCCATCACGATGACCTCGCCATCGCCGGAAACCCGGATGGCTCTTGGGGATGGCTTCTCGGCCGGGGAGCCTCGATTCTCCAAACCGACTATCTCACGGATCTAGGCACCTACCTTCACCGGAAAGGCCTGCGCGACAATCCACCATCAGTCACCTCGGTGAACTTCGATTTTCGCGACGGCACCCTCCAAGGCTGGCAGAACGCAAAGTCCTCACCCACGGGAGCGACCACCTTCGTGGCGGACACAGGAACCTATGGCGACCGCACCCCCGGCGTCCGTGATCTCTACAAGATCGTTCACACGCCGTTCCTCACGGGCAGGGACACCTACCACCAGACCCTTCTCCTGAGGTCTCCCGAATTCCACCTGCACGGATTGAAGGACTACCAAGCCATCGGCTTCAGCCTGCTCGGCGGAATCGGCGGATCAGCAGCCGCACCCTCATCGGACACCCTCCTGCCTCTGATCGCAAAGCCCGCCGGCTTCCTCGGCCTCGCGCTCCGTCGCAGCCGCGATGGTGCCTACCTCCTCTCCGCCCGCCGCAACGCCACCGGGCAAGGCCAAGCCTGGCAAGCCGTGACCTGGGATGCAGCGACACTCCGCACCGCCATCGCCAATGACCAGCCGGACGAGAACTACACCCTCGACCTGATCGATGCCTTCGGACCGGACTCCCCCACCGGCACCGTCTCATGGGGTTGGGTTGCCTTGGACGCCGTCACCTACCCGTGGACCGGACCCGGTGATCCGACCACGACCTCCATCAGGACCTTCGATCTCCAGCAGATGGCGCTCGAGTGGAGCAGCTACCCCGGCTTCACCTACCAAGTCTATCGTTCCCCGGACTTGAGCCCGGATGGATGGTCGCCCGTGTCAGAGCCATTGCCCGCCACTCCCCCGCTCAACCAGTTCATCATTCCAGCCAGCTCCCTCTCGCCGCACCGCGGGTTCTTCCGCGTGGAAAGCGGCGATACCGCCGAATGA
- the gltB gene encoding glutamate synthase large subunit has protein sequence MNPYYHPSTPLVPGSLHNLSAERDNCGMGAIAHIHGKRSFEVIDMALTSVCNMTHRGAVDADMKTGDGSGILSQIPYPIFMKAAEKLGTKLESEGDLAVAVFFLPLNDTAGQKQLKAMAEDVVAKRGITVIGWREVPVNPDALGKIALASRPHIEHLLMKKPAAWDGDHFERQLFLCRRTIERQTKGLNGFYMPTFSSRLISYKGLAMPAALRAFYGDLQDSDFQTAISLYHQRFSTNTFPAWPLGQPFRMMCHNGEINTVEGNRNWMASREEFFSNPIWGDDITLLHDLMNEHESDSASLDHALEALVLSGRSLEHAMCMLVPPAYRNDEDISDDLRAFYQFIRSFSEPWDGPAGLVYTDGTKLCASLDRNGLRPSRYKITEDGLLYIGSEAGAVIIDDAKVIRKGRLGPGQMFSVDTSTGTVRNDREVKEALAKQKPYRQWIDENRLELRKFCSPDALAPTVDFEPLELSRQQVAHGISLEELDMVFPPMLKGAQEAVFSMGDDIPLAVLSTYPRLLFTYFKQRFAQVTNPPIDPIREWAVMSASAGLGPERNLLEETPEHCRIINIETGILFEHQLDRLKHLEEHGFPSAVLDITWPASAGNAGLKVRLEELCKEVEAAVDGGVSLVILSDRAASNSRVPIPAILATGTIHHHLNRVRKRMRCSLILESAEVRDTHQVSCAFGFGATAVCPYLGYATVRQLVAADAGKGKLDGISVEKAMANYAKALEKGVLKIMSKMGISVLNSYQGAQIFEAIGIGKDVIEFSFTGVQSKVGGISFAEIAEESIIRHKAAFETIVPAGETLDLGDPGYNRFRKSGERHAWTTDVIKNFHTFVKSGKAEDYEDYVKVQLETTPVAIKDLFEFVPAASGPISVDEVESVESIRRRFTTAAMSLGALSPEAHETLAIAMNRIGGKSDSGEGGEDPVRYKPYANGDFARSWIKQVASGRFGVSAYYLVNADELEIKMAQGAKPGEGGQLPGQKVNALIARLRHTQPGVQLISPPPHHDIYSIEDLAQLIHDLKEVNPRARVTVKLVAETGVGTVAAGVAKANADTILISGHDGGTGASPLSSTKHAGSPWELGLSEAQQTLLINNLRNRVIVRTDGGLRNGKDIITAAILGAEEYNFGTIAMIAMGCVYVRKCHLNNCPVGIATTDPKFRAKFKGTPEMVINFFNGVAHEAREIMAKLGVRTLDELIGRPEYLKQRNVPGHPKANLIDLGAVLKDVIPDLAKHHGVAPESISRVCTQYRNDGISKTPLDLQILRDLAKALGTGEIAEETPEYGKDSTPDSIAAAIKVLPDRAPVELSYDVVNTDRNIGTRLAGRIAEIHGDRGFNGHTAVTLKLRGSAGQSLGTFLVSGVKIELTGEANDYTGKGMAAGEIVVKVSPDAKFNPATNTILGNTSLYGATGGALYGNGRAGERFAVRNSGATAVVEGVGDHGCEYMTNGSVAILGKTGKNFGAGMSGGTAYVYDVDGRFYSRINPEMVVPLPVRRDQDIAELKKLITDHAEKTGSPHAKSLLADWDNSLKKFVRVIAKERAALEAAEEAHEAASAR, from the coding sequence ATGAATCCCTATTACCATCCGAGCACGCCGCTGGTTCCTGGTTCCCTCCATAATCTCTCTGCCGAACGCGATAATTGCGGCATGGGAGCCATCGCTCACATCCACGGGAAACGCTCGTTCGAGGTCATCGACATGGCGCTCACCTCGGTCTGCAACATGACCCACCGTGGCGCGGTCGATGCCGACATGAAGACCGGCGACGGCTCCGGCATCCTTTCCCAGATCCCCTACCCGATCTTCATGAAGGCCGCCGAGAAGCTCGGCACCAAGCTGGAGAGCGAAGGCGATCTCGCGGTGGCCGTGTTCTTCCTGCCACTGAATGACACCGCCGGCCAGAAGCAGCTCAAGGCCATGGCCGAGGATGTCGTGGCCAAGCGCGGCATCACCGTGATCGGTTGGCGTGAAGTGCCGGTGAATCCGGACGCGCTCGGCAAGATCGCCCTCGCCAGCCGCCCGCACATCGAGCACCTGCTCATGAAGAAGCCCGCGGCCTGGGATGGCGATCACTTCGAACGCCAGCTCTTCCTCTGCCGCCGCACCATCGAACGGCAAACGAAGGGCCTCAACGGCTTCTACATGCCGACCTTCTCGAGCCGCCTGATTTCCTACAAGGGCCTCGCCATGCCGGCCGCCCTGCGCGCGTTCTACGGCGACCTTCAGGACTCGGATTTCCAGACCGCGATCTCGCTGTATCACCAGCGTTTCTCGACGAATACCTTCCCGGCCTGGCCGCTCGGCCAGCCGTTCCGGATGATGTGCCACAACGGCGAGATTAACACCGTCGAAGGCAACCGCAACTGGATGGCCTCGCGCGAGGAGTTCTTCTCGAACCCGATCTGGGGTGACGACATCACGCTGCTGCACGATCTCATGAACGAGCACGAGTCGGATTCCGCCTCGCTCGACCATGCGCTCGAAGCACTCGTGCTCTCCGGCCGCTCGCTGGAGCACGCCATGTGCATGCTGGTCCCGCCGGCGTATCGGAATGACGAGGACATCTCCGATGACCTCCGCGCGTTCTATCAGTTCATCCGCTCCTTCTCCGAGCCATGGGACGGCCCGGCCGGTCTCGTTTACACGGACGGCACCAAGCTCTGCGCGTCGCTCGACCGCAATGGCCTGCGCCCTTCGCGCTACAAGATCACCGAAGACGGACTGCTCTACATCGGCTCCGAAGCCGGTGCGGTGATCATCGACGATGCCAAGGTGATCCGGAAGGGCCGCCTCGGCCCCGGCCAGATGTTCTCGGTCGACACTTCCACCGGCACGGTCCGCAACGACCGCGAGGTGAAGGAAGCGCTCGCCAAGCAGAAGCCCTATCGCCAGTGGATCGACGAGAACCGCCTCGAGCTGCGCAAGTTCTGCTCGCCCGATGCACTCGCTCCCACCGTGGACTTCGAGCCACTGGAACTGTCGCGCCAGCAAGTCGCTCATGGCATCTCCCTTGAGGAGCTCGACATGGTCTTCCCGCCGATGCTCAAGGGCGCGCAGGAAGCCGTCTTCTCGATGGGTGATGACATCCCGCTCGCGGTGCTGTCGACCTATCCACGCCTGCTCTTCACCTACTTCAAGCAGCGCTTCGCCCAGGTGACCAATCCGCCGATCGACCCGATCCGCGAGTGGGCCGTCATGAGCGCTTCCGCCGGCCTCGGCCCGGAGCGCAACCTCCTTGAGGAAACGCCCGAGCACTGCCGCATCATCAATATCGAAACAGGGATCCTGTTCGAGCATCAGCTCGATCGCCTGAAGCATCTCGAAGAGCATGGCTTCCCATCCGCTGTCCTCGATATCACCTGGCCCGCATCCGCTGGCAACGCTGGCCTCAAGGTCCGCCTCGAGGAACTCTGCAAGGAAGTCGAAGCCGCCGTCGATGGCGGCGTCAGCTTGGTCATCCTTTCGGACCGCGCCGCTTCTAACAGCCGCGTCCCGATCCCGGCCATCCTTGCCACCGGCACCATCCACCATCACCTCAATCGCGTTCGCAAGCGGATGCGTTGCTCGCTGATCCTGGAATCCGCGGAAGTCCGCGACACCCACCAGGTCTCCTGCGCGTTCGGCTTCGGTGCCACCGCCGTCTGCCCGTATCTTGGCTACGCCACCGTTCGCCAGCTCGTCGCTGCCGACGCCGGCAAGGGCAAGCTCGACGGCATCAGCGTCGAGAAGGCCATGGCCAACTATGCCAAGGCTCTCGAAAAGGGCGTGCTCAAGATCATGTCGAAGATGGGCATCTCGGTGCTCAACTCCTACCAGGGCGCACAGATCTTCGAAGCCATCGGCATCGGCAAGGACGTGATCGAGTTCTCGTTCACCGGCGTGCAGTCGAAGGTCGGCGGCATTAGCTTCGCGGAGATCGCGGAAGAGTCGATCATCCGTCACAAGGCAGCGTTCGAGACCATCGTCCCCGCAGGCGAAACGCTCGACCTCGGCGACCCGGGCTACAACCGCTTCCGCAAGTCCGGCGAACGCCACGCGTGGACCACGGACGTCATCAAGAACTTCCACACCTTCGTGAAGAGCGGCAAGGCCGAGGACTACGAAGACTACGTGAAGGTCCAGCTTGAGACCACCCCGGTCGCGATCAAGGACCTGTTCGAATTCGTGCCCGCCGCGTCCGGCCCGATTTCGGTCGATGAAGTCGAGTCCGTGGAAAGCATCCGCCGCCGTTTCACCACGGCCGCGATGTCCCTCGGCGCTCTCTCGCCCGAAGCTCACGAAACCTTGGCCATCGCGATGAACCGCATCGGTGGCAAGTCCGACTCCGGCGAAGGCGGTGAAGACCCGGTGCGCTACAAGCCTTACGCGAACGGCGACTTCGCTCGCTCGTGGATCAAGCAGGTTGCCTCCGGCCGCTTCGGTGTCTCGGCTTACTACCTCGTCAATGCCGACGAGCTTGAGATCAAGATGGCCCAGGGAGCCAAGCCCGGTGAGGGCGGCCAGCTTCCCGGCCAGAAGGTCAATGCGCTCATCGCCCGCCTGCGCCACACGCAGCCCGGCGTGCAGCTCATCTCGCCGCCGCCGCACCACGACATCTACAGCATCGAGGACCTCGCACAGCTCATTCACGACCTCAAGGAAGTGAACCCGCGCGCTCGCGTGACCGTGAAGCTCGTCGCCGAAACCGGCGTCGGCACTGTTGCCGCAGGCGTTGCCAAGGCGAACGCGGACACCATCCTCATCTCCGGTCACGATGGTGGCACCGGCGCGTCCCCGCTCTCCTCCACGAAGCACGCCGGTTCTCCATGGGAACTCGGTCTGTCCGAGGCCCAGCAGACGCTGCTCATCAACAACCTCCGCAACCGCGTGATCGTCCGCACCGACGGTGGCCTTCGCAATGGCAAGGACATCATCACCGCCGCGATCCTCGGCGCCGAGGAGTACAACTTCGGCACCATCGCGATGATCGCCATGGGCTGCGTCTACGTCCGCAAGTGCCACTTGAACAACTGCCCGGTCGGCATCGCCACCACCGATCCGAAGTTCCGCGCCAAGTTCAAGGGCACCCCGGAAATGGTCATCAACTTCTTCAACGGCGTCGCCCACGAAGCCCGCGAGATCATGGCCAAGCTCGGCGTTCGCACGCTCGATGAACTCATCGGCCGCCCCGAATACCTCAAGCAGCGCAATGTCCCCGGTCACCCGAAGGCAAACCTCATCGACCTCGGTGCGGTGCTGAAGGACGTCATCCCCGACCTCGCGAAGCATCACGGCGTCGCGCCCGAGTCGATCTCGCGCGTTTGCACCCAGTATCGCAACGACGGCATCTCCAAGACGCCGCTCGACCTGCAGATCCTGCGCGACCTCGCGAAGGCACTCGGCACCGGCGAGATCGCAGAGGAGACGCCGGAATACGGCAAGGACTCCACGCCGGACAGCATCGCCGCGGCGATCAAGGTCCTGCCGGATCGCGCTCCGGTCGAACTGAGCTACGACGTGGTGAATACCGACCGCAACATCGGCACCCGCCTCGCTGGCCGCATCGCCGAGATCCACGGTGACCGTGGCTTCAATGGCCACACCGCCGTCACGCTCAAGCTGCGTGGCTCGGCCGGTCAATCGCTCGGCACCTTCCTCGTCTCCGGCGTGAAGATCGAGCTGACCGGTGAAGCCAACGACTACACCGGCAAGGGCATGGCCGCTGGCGAGATCGTCGTGAAGGTATCCCCTGACGCGAAGTTCAACCCCGCCACCAACACCATCCTCGGCAACACCTCGCTGTATGGTGCAACCGGCGGTGCCCTCTACGGCAATGGCCGCGCCGGCGAACGCTTCGCCGTCCGCAACTCCGGTGCCACCGCGGTGGTCGAAGGCGTGGGTGACCACGGCTGCGAATACATGACCAATGGCTCCGTCGCCATCCTCGGCAAGACCGGCAAGAACTTCGGCGCGGGCATGTCCGGCGGCACCGCCTACGTCTATGACGTCGACGGCCGCTTCTACTCCCGCATCAACCCGGAAATGGTCGTGCCCCTCCCGGTCCGCCGTGACCAGGACATCGCCGAGCTGAAGAAGCTGATCACCGATCATGCTGAGAAGACCGGCAGCCCGCACGCCAAGTCGTTGCTCGCCGATTGGGACAACAGCCTGAAGAAGTTCGTCCGCGTCATCGCCAAGGAACGTGCCGCCCTCGAAGCCGCTGAAGAAGCGCACGAGGCCGCCTCCGCCCGCTGA
- a CDS encoding type II toxin-antitoxin system VapC family toxin has translation MRILLDSHALLWWMDDPLKLSPKARAEISNPANAIFASAVSIWELGLKVSKGKLRLPLTFHEILGEHGIQSLPFLSSHAIESIALPEIHGDPFDRALVAQCLLENLTLATRDRILADYGIPVLSA, from the coding sequence ATGAGAATCCTCCTCGATTCCCACGCCTTGCTGTGGTGGATGGACGATCCCTTGAAGCTATCTCCCAAAGCTCGCGCGGAGATTTCGAATCCCGCCAATGCGATCTTCGCCAGCGCGGTTTCCATTTGGGAACTCGGCCTGAAGGTTTCCAAAGGCAAGTTGCGCTTGCCCCTGACCTTTCATGAAATTCTGGGTGAACACGGCATCCAGTCTCTTCCCTTTCTCTCCTCGCATGCGATTGAGTCGATCGCCTTGCCTGAGATCCATGGTGATCCCTTTGATCGCGCTCTGGTTGCTCAGTGCCTGTTGGAAAATCTCACCCTCGCCACCCGAGACCGGATCCTGGCGGACTACGGCATCCCGGTACTATCCGCATAG